GAATGGCTCGGCTATCCCACCTAGCCAAGCCAGAAAAATAGATTCGATATAAAGTTGCATAAAGCCCCAGTTCAAATTATTAAGAATTCGAACAATACAAAGCACAGAAGAACGAAAACCACAAATGCAAACAACAGTAACAAGTACAGACATAAAAGTGCAAGATGATCCATACACGCTCGACCGCGAAAAGGAGAAAACGGCCTTAATCTCCACTATTTCTGATTAAGAACAATATATTTTTCTCCTTTCCTTGCCCTTCTTGATGACGTGCAGCACCAACCTGCGCTCTTTTTCTCATTAACCATGAACCATATACCATACCACGACCAAAGTTTAGGAAAAAGTGTTGTTAAAGGTTTCAATCTGGAAAAGGGAGAGTAACATAGCCAAGGATGAACTGCCGATTATCCATTTGTGTGCACCAATAAGAATGCATTTGCAATGCAGCCTGTGTTGGCACCGCCACCATGGATAACACAAGCGTGCTGTCAGGTTCCAACATGCATGAAGTCTTCAGCTTCCTGCATGGTAGCACCCATGTGAAAAGGGAAGCCAGAGACTCTGAACTCTGGCTGCTGGAACATGTCATCGCCATTGAAGATGCTTGTCACATCAGAACCAGATTGGGTGGAAGTCCCCCAACTACCACTCTCTGAGTGCTGAACCATGTAACTAGATATGTTGCCACCTGCCTGACGATTAAAGATATTTCTATCGTGCTTTGGAGATGAAGGCTTGGATTGCTGCATATTCTTTGTGTTCAAAAAGCGCCCTCCAGAACCCCTGGCTCTCTTCATTGCGTGACGATGTCGAGACTCGTGAAGATATGGCTTTCTGTTTTTGACAAGCTTATTTTGAGCCTGACGCTTGGCACGGACCTGTCGCCTTTTGAGGATAGCACTGTATTGTTTCGCATTCACATAAATGGGCAAGCTCTCTGTGCATTCAAGAGGAAGTGCAACTCTTGTGGAGGTGACACCCACCATTTGAGGATAAATGATGGCATTTGATCCATAAGTAGCTACGAGCCTTCCAAAGTAAGTGTCAGCCCAAGGGTAGGATAGGCAAGCCGTTGGATGATCATGATGCACTTGCGGCTGAGGAAGAGTGTTGGTGGCACTTTCGCCTGATAGGGATGCCTTTGTTCCACTCTCTGCTTGCACATCTAAAATTCCACCCCAACCTGGATGAGCTGTCAAATTTTGCAGAACGGTCTTGCTTTTTCCCATTGCGGCCTCCACATGATTAGATTGACCAGTTGACAGAGTAGAAGTTGAATCCTGATCTTGGAACTCGGATTCTGATTTCTTGATATCGGAGTGATGTTTCAATGCAGATTCCACTCCAGTCTTCTTAGAGGGAGCATGTTCTAGTTGGTCACTGGAGTTCCACATAGATGAGCAACTCACGAATAAAGGAGCAAAAGATTGACCTTCTTTTCCATGGCCACCTTTCTTCGAGAAACGTCAGCATCCTCTTTGAAACCGGTGCTCTAGAAGCTTTAGACCAAATATACGGAAAACCTCTATGCTACTGTAATACACTAGAGCTCTCTAGACTGGAGTTACCTTTTGCTTTGGGTAATGAATGACTTCAGAAACATCTGGTGAGCTTTGGCTCTTGTGCTGTTTTCTCTCACCGGAAAACTACTACTGTATTACCTATGGAGTACTATATACTAGTATTTCCTTTGCTTTCCCCAATTCTCATATACAAAGTTATCCAGAAAATAGAAAAGGAAAAAACAAGACCATCCCTTCAGTCATCACATGTAATACAAACCCTCTCTTCCCTCACCACATCCACCTTCTTTTGTTTTCTTCTGGGCATGTTCTTGATTTTTGATCAGCCACCTAACCTAATTATTATTACCATTTATGACTTTGAAGTAGGACTTTGGAATGATGCTACTCCTCTTCTTCTATATATATAAGTGAATAGATCTTTGTGATTCAATCGATTCGATTCTCGTTCTCACCCTCGGCGAACTCCCTTTAAGGACAGAAGCGCATCCAAACCTCGTTCTTTTGTATTATTTGTCGGAATAGATAATACATATATGATCAGATGCATATGTAGGTAAGGACTGCTTAGAGTTGGACACAGAATGCCTAATTCAAATTGAAATGTACAATGATCCGGGAAATAAGATTTTCCTTTTCTTAAAAGAGAAAAAAACGAAATAGATCCACTTTCTGGATTATTGCCGATGTAATCATAAAAAGCGAATTTTTCAGGGACCGGATAAACTTTGATTTTCGGCTAACCCAGCACCAAGTCTTCAATAGATTTCTTGCTGGAGTTCCGTCCTTTAAGCCAGGGAAGCTGCATC
This DNA window, taken from Capsicum annuum cultivar Jeju mitochondrion, complete genome, encodes the following:
- the orf301 gene encoding hypothetical protein → MWNSSDQLEHAPSKKTGVESALKHHSDIKKSESEFQDQDSTSTLSTGQSNHVEAAMGKSKTVLQNLTAHPGWGGILDVQAESGTKASLSGESATNTLPQPQVHHDHPTACLSYPWADTYFGRLVATYGSNAIIYPQMVGVTSTRVALPLECTESLPIYVNAKQYSAILKRRQVRAKRQAQNKLVKNRKPYLHESRHRHAMKRARGSGGRFLNTKNMQQSKPSSPKHDRNIFNRQAGGNISSYMVQHSESGSWGTSTQSGSDVTSIFNGDDMFQQPEFRVSGFPFHMGATMQEAEDFMHVGT